In Flavobacteriales bacterium TMED191, the sequence GCCTTTATGGCACAAATGAAATTGGATGTCGGAAATCTTGAAGGGGAGGTTTTAGAGTTACTTCAAAAGAAAATTGGGCAAAGTTCTATTACAGTTAATTCGCAACAAAGTGTAGTGAAGTACCCTAAGCATACTATTATGTTAGGAGATAGTTTCAGTGCAAGAGTATTTATTGCTGGTGTTGACACAAATCAATTACCTAAATTTGCTCTTTATAAATATGATTCCCAAGGAAACAGGCTCGATTCTGTTCCTTATGATACATTAATTAATGACGGAAGTGATGGATTGTTTGCTACTAAACCTACAAGACAGGGAACATACTTTTTCGGCGGTGATATAATTGTTCAGTCTGAAGAAGGCGAAAAAACCTATCCTTTTAAACAAGAATACAGAGTTGATGCTCCATTGTCTGTTATTTCTCCAGATAAAATGAATGTTTTATATACTGAAGTTATTAATCCACTTTCGATTTCTGTTCCAGGATATAGCTCTGATCAATTACAATTATACTCTGATTTTTCAGGTTGTAAAATTACAAGAGTTAAAAATGGATCCTATAGTGCAGTAATTAAGGAAAGACAGGTAGGGAAAAATAAAAAAGAGAAAATCAGTCTATTTATTAAAGATAAAAAAACAGGTAAATTGGTTGGTAAAAGGATTGAATTCAGAGTAAAAAATGTACCTCCACCAATACCTTCTGTAAGGGGTATTCAGGGCAGTGGAGATTTAAAATTAATAAAGTTAAAATCCGCTAAAGGAATTAAAGCTAAGTTAGAAAATTTTGATTTTGAACTAGAATATGAAATTACAGGCTACAGATTTAGGTATCCTGGATCGACAGGTGCTTTAAAGTCAGCTGTATATNAAGGTTGGCGATTTTCANAGGTTAAATCTATCTTTGAAACCTTGAAGTCAAATCAGACTGTTATTTTCGATGAAATCTATTACAGAACTAAAGGTAGTAAATCCAAGCCAATAAGGTTACAACAAACTATTGTGATTAAAATAAATTAAAAACTATGAAAAATCTATATACAATATCGTTTTTTATCTTCTTGTTTAATTATGCTGTATCTCAAGACAGTGAAAATAGAAGTAAAAGAGATTGGAATGATGGGAATCAATCTACATATTCAATTGAAAATCAGACAAAATTAGTAAAAGCTGTTGATGAGGATTCAGATGACAGGATTGTTCCTATTGATTCTGATTTTAACGGATTTAGGAATAGTCCAACTAAGGTTGATGCTACTAGCCAGTTTACTCATAGACGTGCTTCAGTATGGTCCGATAATTCGACTATTGTGTCTGATGAAAAAACAGGTAATTTCTCGTATATACCATATCCTTATGTAAGTGAGGATGATGTTTTATGGGCAAAAAGAGTAAGGAGAAAAATTGACTTAAGAATTTTACAAAACCATCCATTATATTTCCCTATTGAAAACACCTATGATGCTTATACAGGTTGGGAAGGTGATGGGAAATCAATTGAAAAACCTGGTTCAGGAAAAAAATTCAATGAAGTTTTATCTGGAATTGATGCTAGAAAAAATTTATTTCAAATTCTTCGAGATGCAGCAACTACAGTGAATCCTG encodes:
- the gldN gene encoding gliding motility protein GldN, giving the protein MKNLYTISFFIFLFNYAVSQDSENRSKRDWNDGNQSTYSIENQTKLVKAVDEDSDDRIVPIDSDFNGFRNSPTKVDATSQFTHRRASVWSDNSTIVSDEKTGNFSYIPYPYVSEDDVLWAKRVRRKIDLRILQNHPLYFPIENTYDAYTGWEGDGKSIEKPGSGKKFNEVLSGIDARKNLFQILRDAATTVNPVTGQPLVGTYNMSLTRKLTTQEVIPNWNEGFPNAFGYKFDNSDPDEGDGPDWVYSWYNAEDVLFYYLEEEVFFDKRRAKLDFRYVSITPVIQDPEGGFGSVLEMPTFYFPEIRGLLANHKIFPLDGNIMQRMSFDEFFHRKHFASNIIKETNVYDRTIQNYLPGKSLEQLLEGERIKEQIRRYESDMWNY